CAATTtgttataaaacatttttatgaaAATAATTTCGTATGCCACTAATAAATGTctccctatattttttttaacattgtttTATGCTAACTGAATGCATAGAGTTCTTTACTAATTGCAACTTTTTTGGTTTTCTCTGAACTGCATAACATCTCCAACTTTGCCTGGAATACATGATATACTAGTGCCTTAACCAAACACCATGTCTACAATGAACCAGACAAGAGTGACGGAATTCATTCTTTTAGCTTTCGGAAACCTTCACAGCTTTAATATTGTGTTATTTATTTTGTTcttgatcatttttatttttacagttatAGGAAACCTTGTGCTCATTGTCCTTTTTTCAGTCAACAGCaagctccactcccccatgtaTTATTTGCTTTGTCATCTTTCCTTTTCTGATCTTGTGATTTCATCAAACATTGTTCCTAACATGCTTGATGCCATTttgtttggagggaaaaaaattaGTTACATCGCCTGTATCACCCAATTATACTTCTTTAGCGGTTCAACCTTTACAGAATGTTTCCTTCTCTCTGTAATGTCCTATGATCGTTACTTGGCCATCTGCAACCCCTTACGATACTCTAGTATCATGGACTTCAAGCTCCAGATCTGTCTGTCACTGTGGCCATGGCTGTTAGGTCTGACTGTTAATCTTTCAGGAGTCATGCCtatattgaattttattttttgttatgacAACATCATTGACCATTTCTTCTGCGACATTTCTCCTGTTCTGAAACTTTCCTGTTCAGACACTTCTATGGTAGAACTGGAAGTCTTTCTGTTTTCTATGCCACTATTTATCCTTCCTTGTGGCTTTATCATTGTGACCTATGTTTATATCTTCCTCAACATACTCAAGATACCATCTACAACTGGCAAACAAAAAGCCTTCTCTACCTGCAGTTCTCATCTTATTGTTGTGGTCACATTTTATGGGACACTAATAGCAAAATACATGATCCCATCTGTAGGACATTCCTCACTCATTAATAAAATTGTTTCCCTATTACATACTTTATTTACCCCCTTGCTAAACCCCATAATATATAGCCTCAGAAACCAGGACATAAAGGTGGCGGTCAAAAAAATGGTGggtcaaaaacatttttttataaatcactaattccttaaaggggctgtccagaatTGTGATGTCCTGTCTTTGTCCACATGCACATCTGCAGCCATTCAATGGCCTCAGTGATGACGATAGCAATGATTCTCTTCCAAAATACCCTCATTATTATTAGTGACAAATAATAATGATCACCCAAAGTACACCTgttagtacagggagtgcagaattattaggcaagttgtatttttgaggattaattttattattgaacaacaaccatgttctcaatgaacccaaaaaactcattaatatcaaagctgaatatttttggaagtagtttttagtttgtttttagttttagctattttagggggatatctgtgtgtgcaggtgactattactgtgcataattattaggcaacttaacaaaaaactaatatatacccatttcaattatttatttttaccagtgaaaccaatataacatctcaacattcacaaatatacatttctgacattcaaaaacaaaacaaaaacaaatcagtgaccaatatagccacctttctttgcaaggacactcaaaagcctgccatccatggattctgtcagtgttttgatctgttcaccatcaacattgcgtgcagcagcaaccacagcctcccagacactgttcagagaggtgtactgttttccctccttgtaaatctcacatttgatgatggaccacaggttctcaatggggttcagatcaggtgaacaaggaggccatgttattagattttcttcttttataccctttcttgccagccacgctgtggagtacttggacgcgtgtgatggagcattgtcctgcatgaaaatcatgtttttcttgaaggatgcagacttcttcctgtaccactgcttgaagaaggtgtcttccagaaactggcagtaggactgggagttgagcttgactccatcctcaacccgaaaaggccccacaagctcatctttgatgataccagcccaaaccagtactccacctccaccttgctggcgtctgagtcggactggagctctctgccctttaccaatccagccacgggcccatccatctggcccatcaagactcactctcatttcatcagtccataaaacctttgaaaaaccagtcttgagatatttcttggcccagtcttgacgtttcagcttgtgtgtcttgttcagtggtggtcgtctttcagcctttcttaccttggccatgtctctgagtattgcacaccttgtgcttttgggcactccagtgatgttgcagctctgaaatatggccaaactggtggcaagtggcatcttggcagctgcacgcttgacttttctcagttcatgggcagttattttgcgccttggtttttccacacgcttcttgcgaccctgttgactattttgaatgaaaggcttgattgttcgatgatcacgcttcagaagctttgcaattttaagagtgctgcatccctctgcaagatatctcactatttttgacttttctgagcctgtcaagtccttcttttgacccattttgccaaaggaaaggaagttgcctaataattatgcacacctgatatagggtgttgatgtcattagaccacaccccttctcattacagagatgcacatcacctaatatgcttaattggtagtaggcttttgagcctatacagcttggagtaagacaacatggataaagaggatgatgtggtcaaaatactaatttgcctaataattctgcactccctgtagtgtgtgcccaataataataattcccccatagtgcccccaatagtaataatgtttcTCATAGTACCACAGTAATAACAAGGGGCCCCATAATGCCTCCCCATAGTAAAAAAGCCCCCAGTAGCAGACAAAGTTTTTTGTTGTTGCGTGGTGTTATAGCTTATATGATGGAATGGAGAGCGTGTCCTGGATATAAATAAGACGCAGCAAGGTGGATGTCTAATACTATTCCCACATGTTATAAGTGGATGTCAGATATTGGAATCATATAATAAGTGTGGAGATTGTTGGCAACGGACTATTATTAAACCTCCTCCATATGAGTGCATATTGCCAACGCTCACTGCAAACTAAACCAACTTCTGGAAAACAATTGAACCTTTGAGAAATTATATAAACATTAAGATGGCAGAAAGGTTGAAGTACATGAACTaaagtacagtcaggtccataaatattgggatatcaacacaattttaacatttttggctctatacaccaccaccacaatggatttgaaatgaaacaaacaagaatgtgctttaactgcagactgtcagctttaatttgagggtatttacatccaaatcaggtgaacggtgtaggaattacaacagtttgcatatgtgccccccacttgttaagggaccaaaagtaataggacataataataatcataaatcaaactttcactttttaatacttggttgcaaatcctttgcagtcaattacagcctgaagtctagaACTCATAGACATcatcagacgctgggtttcatccctggtgatgtaaatttcgaaaaacaaaaaacaagggTAATGGGGGAAGGTACAAAAGGTGCCAAACCGAATGAAAAAATGAACTCAAAATAGGTCAAGAATATGGTATCCTGGTGCTATAGTACTAGCATATTATACAGATAGGTAAAAAACTTTAAATAAAATAGTGTACAAAGTTAGTTTGAGACCGATAGGCAGGTAAAGTAAAATGAGCTCCCTGCTTGCGGTTTACGCAGAAGGTTGAAggcaaaggttaaaaaaaaaagtttaaaaacaaGGAATAAAATGGTTGAGAAAACATCCAGTGAGGCACTTACTTCACTGGGGGGTCGTcagcaggataagcataaaacacctgtgacgattcccccctggccaggatcgtCTGTAGAGTCTCAGTGAATGATGGCAGCAAGGCAGTGTGCTTCTGATCAAATCACCTTTATTAGAAGATATGTGGCTCAACACGTTTCGGGGATCAAGattcccccttcatcaggagcaagtggCTATAGTTATCTCTGTAGcaagtcaggtctataaatacacAGTCCAATTGGTGGTTTAATTGACAAATTGGTGCCAAAAATACCGAAAACGGAAGTGGTGTGGTGTCACTTCCGGTCGGTGGAACGCAAATTGCGTTCCAAAGGGCGGAAGTGGTCAATTAAAATGACAGTTCAAATGATGATGAAtacaatgaaaataaaataaatgtaagtAATGGTCATAGTAGTGAAGTGTgtagaggggtggagtggagccTTGAATACTTAGTGGTGGCCGAGGGCAGGTGGGGAAATGGGGCGCTTAGATGGGTGGAACGCTTGGTGGAACGCATGGATAAGGGGGCGGACTCGGTGCAGGCGGCTGAGGCCGAGCGGACGTGGCTGGGGGAGGTATTACTACAGGGTGAAGATGCAGTGGCGTCCTGTGGAACGCATAATGGAGCGCACGTTCGGGGGGCGGGGTTATCAGTAGTTGTGCACTTAAAATGACTGGCCGGCAGCACGGAGGGGTGGTACTGTGTAGTCACATGACAAGGGTATGTGTGCTGCTGGAAGGAGAAAAGAATGTATTAGCAAAGGATAAAAGGGCATAAAATTGAGGGATAGTAAAAGTATATACGGGATGGCTAATATGGGATAATAAATATTAGGGGTAATAGAAGACATATGGGATGAAGGGAAGACATATGGGACGAAAaaggatataaatatatatatatatatacacaaagccggattccaaaaaagttgggacactaaacaaattgtgaataaaaactgaatgcaatgatgtggagatggcaaatgtcaatattttatttgtaatagaacatagatgacagatcaaacgtttaatccgagttaatgtatcattttaaaggaaaaatacgttgattcaaattttcacggtgtcaacaaatccccaaaaagttgggacaagtagcaataagaggctgaaaaaacaaaacgaagagctggaagaccagttaacactaattaggtcaattggcaacatgattgggtataaaaagagcttctcagagtggcagtgtctctcagaagccaagatgggtagaggatcaccaattcccacaatgttgcgcagaaagatagtggagcaatatcagaaaggtgttacccagcgaaaaattgcaaagactttgcatctatcatcatcaactgtgcataacatcatccgaagattcagagaatctagaacaatctctgtgcgtaagggtcaaggccgtaaaactatactggatgcccgtgatctccgggcccttaaacgacactgcaccacaaacaggaatgctactgtaaaggaaatcacagaatgggctcaggaatacttccagaaaccattgtcagtgaacacaaaccaccgtgccatccgccgttgccagctgaaactctacagtgcaaagaagaagccatttctaagcaagatccaagatcaggcgttttcactgggccagggatcatttaaagtggagtgtggcaaaatggaagactgttctgtggtcagacgagccacgattcaaagttctttttggaaatctgggacgccatgtcatccggaccaaagaggacaaggacaacccaagttgttatcaacgctcagttcagaagcctgcatctctgatggtatggggttgcatgagtgcgtgtggcatggcagcttgcatgtctggaaaggcaccatcaatgcagaaaaatatattcaggttctagaacaacatatgctcccacccAGACGTCATCtccttcagggaagaccctgcatttttcaacaagataatgccagaccacattctgcatcaatcacaacatcatggctgcgtaggagaaggatccgggtactgaaatggccagtctgcagtccagatctttcacctatagagaacatttggcgcatcataaagaggaaggtgcaacaaagaaggcccaagacgattgaacagttagaggcctgtattagacaagaatgggagagcattcctatttctaaacttgagaaactggtctcctcggtccccagacgtctgttgtgtgttgtaagaagaaggggagatgccacacagtggtgaaaatggccttgtcccaactttttggggatttgttgacaccatgaaattctgattcaacatatttttcccttaaaatggtacattttctcagtttaaacttttgttccgtgatttatgttctattctgaataaaatattagaagttggcatctccacatcattgcattcagtttttattcacgatttgtatagtgtcccaacttttttggaatccggtttgtatataaataaatataaatacatatatataaaccGGGTGACATGAGAAAGATCCCTGAGATACAGTTAATAGACATGGTGGGTGGTGTTTATCCCCCATAGAACACATATACAATGTAatgaataatttaaaataaataatttaaaatagTGAAGGAAGGGATATGGATTGAATG
The sequence above is a segment of the Bufo gargarizans isolate SCDJY-AF-19 chromosome 6, ASM1485885v1, whole genome shotgun sequence genome. Coding sequences within it:
- the LOC122941987 gene encoding olfactory receptor 11L1-like; its protein translation is MSTMNQTRVTEFILLAFGNLHSFNIVLFILFLIIFIFTVIGNLVLIVLFSVNSKLHSPMYYLLCHLSFSDLVISSNIVPNMLDAILFGGKKISYIACITQLYFFSGSTFTECFLLSVMSYDRYLAICNPLRYSSIMDFKLQICLSLWPWLLGLTVNLSGVMPILNFIFCYDNIIDHFFCDISPVLKLSCSDTSMVELEVFLFSMPLFILPCGFIIVTYVYIFLNILKIPSTTGKQKAFSTCSSHLIVVVTFYGTLIAKYMIPSVGHSSLINKIVSLLHTLFTPLLNPIIYSLRNQDIKVAVKKMVDVTMP